In the genome of Mycobacterium kansasii ATCC 12478, one region contains:
- a CDS encoding YciI family protein: MADYMKFGQEHAAAIRGGTALYPTSTATTVRVKGARGGDVVTSDGPYAETKEALTGFYLIEAADLDEALRIAAEIPAAWDGAVEVRPIIEFG, translated from the coding sequence ATGGCCGACTACATGAAGTTCGGCCAGGAGCACGCCGCCGCGATTCGTGGTGGCACAGCGCTGTATCCGACGTCCACCGCGACGACGGTTCGCGTCAAAGGTGCCCGCGGCGGTGACGTCGTCACCAGCGACGGCCCCTATGCCGAGACCAAGGAGGCATTGACCGGCTTCTATCTTATCGAGGCCGCCGATCTGGACGAGGCGCTACGGATCGCCGCCGAGATACCCGCAGCGTGGGACGGTGCCGTCGAGGTGCGTCCCATCATCGAATTCGGTTGA
- a CDS encoding cytochrome P450 — translation MQLFDDLEDFGAFDDVVSGDVRDPYTELARLRREEPVQRIDFSAMPHEESKPVFIVYRHEDVARLLRDNETFSSAIIIDAFGDVLGRHVMLGMDEPEHGRHRALVAKAFSQKALARWEDELVGKVGNELIDRFAGRGHADLVKEFTFPYPTQIIAGLLGLPREDYPQFQRWSISLLSFTVNPQRGRAASQALQQYFTPILAARRAEPRDDLISGLAHAEIDGEQLSDEEIFSFLRLLLPAGVETTYRSLGNILFGLLCNTDQLDAVRADRALLPQAIEEAVRWEPPLLTITRVATRDTELSGVPIPAGSSVMPMLGAANRQEDRYPDPDRFDIFRPARAHIGFGHGVHVCLGMHLARLEMRVALNLLLDRLPNLRLDPDGDDPHIRGQIFRSPTALPVLFDATSTQLRPGVS, via the coding sequence ATGCAGCTGTTCGACGATCTCGAGGACTTCGGTGCCTTCGACGACGTGGTATCCGGCGACGTCCGCGATCCCTACACCGAGTTGGCCCGGCTGCGGCGCGAGGAACCGGTGCAGCGCATCGACTTTTCGGCCATGCCGCATGAGGAATCCAAGCCGGTCTTCATCGTCTACCGCCATGAGGATGTGGCGCGGCTGCTGCGGGACAACGAGACGTTCTCGTCGGCGATCATCATCGACGCCTTCGGCGACGTGCTGGGCCGCCACGTCATGCTCGGGATGGATGAGCCCGAACACGGCCGTCATCGCGCGCTGGTAGCAAAAGCTTTCTCGCAGAAGGCATTAGCGCGCTGGGAGGATGAGCTGGTCGGCAAGGTCGGCAACGAGCTGATCGACCGGTTCGCCGGCCGCGGCCACGCCGATCTGGTCAAGGAGTTCACCTTTCCCTATCCGACGCAGATCATCGCCGGCCTGCTGGGTCTGCCGCGCGAGGACTATCCGCAGTTTCAGCGCTGGTCGATCTCGCTGTTGAGCTTCACCGTCAACCCGCAGCGCGGCCGGGCCGCCTCGCAGGCGTTGCAGCAGTACTTCACCCCGATCCTGGCCGCCCGGCGCGCGGAGCCGCGCGACGATCTGATCAGCGGCCTGGCCCACGCCGAGATCGACGGCGAGCAGCTGTCCGACGAGGAGATCTTCTCCTTTCTGCGGTTGCTGCTGCCGGCCGGCGTCGAGACCACCTACCGCTCGCTGGGCAACATATTGTTCGGATTGCTGTGCAACACAGACCAACTCGATGCGGTGCGGGCCGACCGCGCACTGCTGCCGCAGGCGATCGAGGAGGCGGTGCGCTGGGAGCCGCCGCTGCTGACCATCACCCGCGTGGCCACCCGCGACACCGAACTGAGCGGCGTGCCCATACCCGCCGGCTCCTCGGTCATGCCGATGCTGGGCGCGGCAAACCGGCAAGAGGACAGATACCCCGACCCGGATCGCTTCGACATCTTCCGCCCGGCCAGGGCGCACATCGGTTTCGGTCACGGCGTTCACGTCTGCCTGGGCATGCACCTGGCCCGCCTGGAGATGCGGGTGGCCCTCAACCTGCTGTTGGACCGCCTGCCCAACCTGCGCCTTGATCCCGACGGCGACGATCCCCACATCCGCGGCCAGATTTTCCGGTCACCGACCGCGCTTCCGGTGCTGTTCGACGCGACTTCGACCCAACTTCGCCCCGGGGTGTCCTGA
- a CDS encoding aldehyde dehydrogenase family protein translates to MADTVKVRFESKMMIDGKLVDGQAGTFTNINPATEEPIGEVADASTADMHRAIDAARRAFDETDWSTNRALRKRCLEQLQEAIEAEREELREELIAEAGAPRAITYGPQLDAPLADALRYPAKLIDEYPWETDLGDVLVSITGQLTSRKVLREPVGVVGAIVPWNFPFEVTINKLGQALGTGNTVVLKPAPDTPFNATRLGRLIAEKTDIPPGVVNVVTASDHLVGEELTLSPKVDLISFTGSTVVGKRIMEKGAATLKRLFLELGGKSATIVLEDAEFGLACAIGIAPCMHAGQGCANPTRMLLPRSRYDEGVAILQSIYDNVMPGDPQDPATLCGPVISDKQRKRVLGYISKGVEEGATCLVGGPDAATGFDKGFYVRPTLFVDVDNSMTIAQEEIFGPVLAVIPFDDEEDAIRIANDSVYGLAGNVMSGSLEHSLAVARRLRAGFIGVQGAAPYGADTPFGGYKDSGIGRQNGIAGFDQYTQIKSVGYPAT, encoded by the coding sequence ATGGCTGACACTGTAAAGGTCCGGTTCGAATCGAAGATGATGATCGACGGCAAGCTCGTCGACGGTCAGGCCGGCACCTTCACCAACATCAACCCGGCCACCGAGGAGCCGATCGGAGAGGTCGCCGACGCGTCGACGGCGGATATGCACCGGGCCATCGACGCCGCCCGGCGAGCCTTCGACGAGACCGACTGGTCGACCAACCGCGCGCTACGCAAGCGTTGCCTGGAGCAATTACAAGAGGCCATCGAAGCCGAACGGGAGGAGCTGCGGGAGGAGCTCATCGCCGAGGCCGGCGCGCCCCGGGCGATCACCTACGGACCGCAACTGGATGCGCCGCTGGCCGACGCGCTGCGCTATCCCGCCAAGCTGATCGACGAGTACCCCTGGGAAACCGACCTGGGCGACGTGCTGGTCAGCATCACCGGCCAACTGACCAGCCGCAAGGTCTTGCGCGAACCGGTGGGCGTGGTCGGCGCGATCGTGCCGTGGAACTTCCCGTTCGAGGTCACCATCAACAAGCTCGGCCAGGCGCTGGGCACCGGCAACACGGTGGTACTCAAACCGGCGCCGGACACGCCGTTCAATGCCACCCGCCTGGGCCGGCTGATCGCCGAAAAGACCGACATCCCACCAGGAGTCGTCAATGTCGTCACCGCATCGGACCATCTGGTCGGCGAGGAGCTCACACTGTCGCCCAAGGTCGACCTGATCTCGTTCACCGGTTCGACCGTAGTCGGCAAGCGGATCATGGAAAAAGGCGCGGCGACGCTCAAGCGGCTGTTCCTCGAACTCGGCGGCAAATCGGCCACCATCGTCCTCGAAGACGCCGAGTTCGGGTTGGCCTGCGCGATCGGCATCGCGCCGTGCATGCATGCCGGGCAGGGCTGCGCCAACCCGACCCGGATGCTGCTGCCGCGGTCCCGCTACGACGAGGGTGTGGCGATCCTGCAGAGCATCTACGACAACGTCATGCCGGGCGACCCCCAGGACCCAGCGACGTTGTGCGGCCCGGTGATCTCCGACAAGCAACGCAAGCGGGTGCTCGGCTACATCAGCAAGGGTGTCGAGGAGGGTGCCACCTGCCTGGTCGGCGGGCCGGACGCGGCCACCGGTTTCGACAAGGGATTCTATGTCCGGCCAACGCTTTTCGTCGACGTCGACAACTCGATGACGATCGCCCAGGAGGAGATCTTCGGCCCGGTGCTGGCCGTCATCCCGTTCGACGACGAGGAAGACGCGATCCGGATCGCCAACGACAGCGTGTACGGGTTGGCCGGCAACGTGATGTCGGGTTCGCTGGAACACTCGCTGGCGGTGGCCCGGCGGCTGCGGGCCGGGTTCATCGGTGTGCAGGGCGCCGCCCCCTACGGTGCCGACACCCCGTTCGGCGGCTACAAGGACAGCGGGATAGGCCGGCAGAACGGGATCGCCGGATTCGACCAGTACACCCAGATCAAATCGGTGGGGTATCCAGCCACCTGA